A window of the Bactrocera neohumeralis isolate Rockhampton unplaced genomic scaffold, APGP_CSIRO_Bneo_wtdbg2-racon-allhic-juicebox.fasta_v2 cluster09, whole genome shotgun sequence genome harbors these coding sequences:
- the LOC126764482 gene encoding uncharacterized protein LOC126764482, producing the protein MNFNSMDSDKSSNEQCSDYGNDADDGVLGLVPYGFNSDSDESLDLPSKSQTRKGRGKVVNPAWFAAKNKKQRENGKLYLGKKKENGLWNHRRVRNAKVIGERCSCKKATSSAALHCAKITEDQRQALFKQFWQMDLKEKQTYVNTLIQVTTPARMRNRKDKHKSRGSRTFQYHVRVEQKSVKVCRKFFLNTLSIGRRTVLNWVKQPTISRNTTQNAPQQNCSIARESLNSFFNSLPTMESHYCRATTQKKYLLPEWSSKKQLFEFNVEDWFNAHGKPPLSISAFYNTLADQKLCLFFPKKDQCEICARNTVGDILDDVYNLHHAKKHEAREEKQKDKIEEAFVFTIDLQAVLMAPKAQVSSLYYRTKLQVHNLVFYNLINHDAYCFIWNEVEGVLSAEEFANIWVFFIENKIIPNLTENAAATKIILYSDGCTYQNRNVSMSNALLNTSIKHGVIIEQKILETGHTQMEADSVHSVSSKETYTLYGRVFGSYFVKCFKDIQF; encoded by the coding sequence atgAATTTCAATTCAATGGATAGTGATAAAAGCAGTAACGAGCAATGCAGCGATTATGGCAATGACGCAGATGATGGAGTTTTAGGACTGGTGCCTTATGGCTTTAATAGCGATTCAGATGAATCACTTGACCTTCCTTCTAAGTCACAAACGcgcaaaggaagaggaaaagTGGTTAATCCAGCTTGGTTcgcagcaaaaaataaaaaacagagaGAAAATGGGAAACTTTATCTggggaaaaagaaagagaatgGTCTGTGGAATCATCGAAGAGTTAGAAATGCAAAAGTCATTGGAGAGCGATGTAGCTGTAAAAAAGCCACTAGTTCTGCTGCCCTCCACTGTGCAAAAATTACTGAAGACCAAAGACAAGCATTGTTTAAACAATTCTGGCAAATGGACTTGAAAGAGAAACAgacttatgtaaatacattgATTCAAGTAACAACTCCTGCAAGAATGCGAAATCGCAAAGATAAACACAAGAGCAGAGGGAGTCGAACATTTCAATACCATGTAAGAGTCGAGCAAAAAAGTGTTAAAGTTTGCAGAAAATTCTTCTTGAACACTCTTAGCATTGGCAGACGTACGGTGCTAAATTGGGTTAAGCAGCCTACGATTTCAAGAAACACTACACAGAACGCACCCCAACAAAATTGTAGCATTGCACGTGAATCTCTAAATTCGTTTTTCAATTCTCTGCCAACCATGGAATCCCATTACTGCCGTGCAACAactcaaaaaaaatatcttttgccAGAATGGTCGTCAAAAAAACAACTCTTCGAATTTAACGTAGAGGATTGGTTTAATGCACATGGAAAACCCCCACTCTCTATTTCAGCATTTTATAACACCCTTGCGGATCAAAAGCTTTGTCTATTCTTCCCTAAAAAAGATCAGTGTGAAATCTGTGCGCGAAATACTGTGGGAGATATTTTGGATGACGTGTACAATCTTCACCACGCAAAAAAACATGAAGCTAGGGAAGAGAAACAAAAGGACAAAATCGAAGAAGCCTTCGTGTTTACTATTGATCTGCAAGCGGTCTTAATGGCACCAAAAGCCCAAGTAAGCAGCCTTTATTACCGCACGAAGTTGCAAGTCCACAATTTGGTGTTTTACAATTTGATAAATCATGATGCTTATTGCTTCATATGGAACGAAGTAGAAGGTGTATTATCGGCCGAAGAATTTGCTAACATTTGGGTGTTCTTCATCgagaataaaataattccaaatCTTACCGAGAATGCAGCTGCTACGAAAATTATTCTTTATAGTGATGGATGTACGTACCAGAATAGGAATGTTTCTATGAGTAACGCTTTGCTCAATACATCTATTAAACATGGCGTAATAATTGAGCAAAAAATACTAGAAACGGGGCACACCCAAATGGAAGCTGACAGCGTACATTCAGTTAGCTCGAAAGAAACCTACACCTTATATGGTAGAGTATTTGGATCATACTTTGTCAAATGTTTCAAGgacatacaattttaa